The Haloarcula sp. CBA1127 genomic interval AGCCGTTCGTTCTGTCGCTCCAGTTTTCGCTTCCGCTGTAGTTGCTCGGTCACATCTCGGGAGTTGAGGACGATCCCCTCGACGAACGGATCGGCGAGCAGATTTGTTGCGTGCGCTTCGATGAAACGCCAGTTACCCGCTGCGTCGCGGAATCGTACGACGTACGTGCCGGAGTAGCCGTGATCGTCAACGTATTTGGCCAAATCCTCAACAACGCGCTGTCTGTCGTCGGGATGGATGTACTCGATGGCGTCCTCACCGACCAGCTCGGTCGGGTCGTATCCGAGTATCTTCTCGACCGGCTGGCTGACGTACGTGAAATCCCCGTCTTCGTCCAGAACCGTCACCATGTCCGAAGACCGCTCGATGAGGCGCTGGAAGCGCTCTTCCGCGATACGGCGCTCAGTCACGTCACGGTAGATGAGCAGCTGTCCGATCACTGAGCCGGTTTGGTCGGTGAGCGTTGTCCGGTTGATGTCAAAGTAGTGTGGTCCGCCGTCAGCCTCAATGACGACATCCGCGTCGGCATTGCCGTCGTCGTCCGGGAGAGAGTCGTAGGACGGCATGACTTCCGACGCAGACCGGCCAATCGCCGTCCCTTCGTCATCGAGGAGGTCTGTGCCAGTCTCGTTTACGTCGACAAGCCGCTCGTCTTTATCGACGACGAAGACGGGATCGGACATCTCCTCAACGAGCGTGTGCCTTGCGACGGGCATCAGGTCGAGGAGGTCAAAGCGAAAGAGCGCGATCGCGAAGACAATCCCCGTAAAGGTGAACGCGAACGCCGTCTGGTCGGCGGAACCCATCGGATCGCTACTGAAGACGAACACCACGCTCGCAATCAGCGGAATAATGCCGCCAAGCAACATCAACGTCGCCTGTGTCCGGTACCGACCGCTTCGCTTGAGCCCAAAGAGCCCGACGATGACGTACGTCGTTCCTATCAGAGTGTACTGGTACAGGAGATTGAACCAGAAGACGGGGCCGTTCTCGCGCACCGGGCTCGCGAGTGGCGGTCCCTGCACGAACCCGTCGAGGGTCCACAGCAGGTCGTGCGACTGTGCGGTCACGACAAACCCCAAAATGACAACCGGCGGAGCGAGCAGTAGCGCCCAGCGTCGGCGGGTCAGGAGTGATTCCCGGCCGCTGTACGTCAGCCCGAACCAGAACTGTGTTGGCCCGAGTCCGACCGCCCCGATGTATTTGATAACGAGACCGGTCCGGTACGTCGGCATTGTCGTGCTTGCCGACAGAACGCCGTTGCCGAGCGAATAAAGTGCTACAGAGATCATTATCGCGGCGAGCGGCACTGCCCCGCGTACACTCCGACGACGAACGGCAATACCGGCAATTCCCAGGTTTATGCCGAATGCACTGAGGAGAATCCACGTCGGTATGCCTGGCGCTAATCCCACACATCAGAGTTGATTTAGGGTCGTTTTATAACTTCTCTCTGTCTATCAAAGCTGATAAGCCTGTTCGAGAACACACATATCATGTTCGAATTGGCCGCTTGTACTGTATTTCTCGGAAGATAAAAGAGAGTAGATCGAAAGTTGTATTTCAATTATTGATAATTTTTGGAAAAGGGTATCGGAAACAGATGGTAGTCTGTATTGGTTACCGGCGGCGGTGAGTGGGTACGCGATCCGACCCCGATCATTGGCGGGACGCACTGCCGATTTCATGTCAGCGGGATTCTAGTCCAGGGGTAGTTTTCCGCGGATACGCTGTCCTGACGGATAGATGGGTGAGACAGTTGCCGTGTCGCGGATATCTTCGCCGTACAAGTAGCGAGGAAAGATCCCATAGCACCACCAACTGTCAACTAATGTGGTATATGTGTACTATGCCGACCCTCTTGCGGCGATCCCCGGAGCCGATTCAGACGACTGTGTTTCGTATCCTGCTTACGGGGGTACTCGGGATGTTTCGTTCGGTGGTCCTGGGCGTCGCAACGGTGCTGGTGCTTGGACTCTTCGTTTAAAACTGATAGCGCCGGTCGTCCTTGTCCTGTTGCTGGGGGAAGTCATTCCCGGTCATCTGGTCGAAGGTCATCCCCGAAAGGTACTCATCGTACGTACAGTCGTAACTCGACCGGAGGTGGAAATCCAGCGTCCCGCGGTCGACGGTCGACTGAAACAGCATATGGACCGCGCGCCTGACGAGTTCGTCCGGGTCGTCCGGGTCGAGTGCGACTGACAGCATCGCGAGTTCGTTGCGCGTCTCGCGGTCGATGGACAGCTCGAACTCGTCATCGAAGTCGCCGTACGCCGCTTCGATATCCTCCTGTAGATCGTCGAGGCTCATACGAAAGGGGACGGTGAGCGCGAGGAAACCCCTTACGACTCGTCTGGGACTGCTCCCTCGGAACACAGATGTCTACAATTATAACATATGACAAATTATATCATGGGCTGAACATAACGATGGGTAGCGGTCGACTACCGAAGGATTCAGATTAGATAATGACAGGAGGTGGGGACGAGACAGCAGCGTCCAGTCAATCCGATGGGCTGCTAGAGCGGCTTCATGCAGTCGTCCTGAACAGGAGCTACACGGCGAAGTTCGCTGTCGCCCTGGCAGTAATCGTCGTCGTACTCGCAGCCGTCGGCTTCGGCAGCTACCTGCAGATACAGGACCGGGTCGTCAGCGACGCGGCGACGGACCTCGAAACGTCGGCCACGCATCGCGCCGACAGTATCGAGCAGTGGCGGACGACCACCGAGACGGAGACTATTGCGATCGCAGCCGCAGGGGTGTACGATACTGGAACGCCCGCAGATATTAGACAGTACCTCACCACAGCGGCCACGGCAGAGTCGTCACAGATTCGTTCGCTCCACTACGTCTCCACAGTCGACGACTCTCAGATGGTTGTCGCCAGCACTGAGACGAGCACAGAAGGCCGGTCACCGTGGGCGGTCGGACCCGCGTGGGAGTCCCCCGTGATGGCGACGATGAACGGCACCACCGGTTCTGGCACAGTGGTGCATTCGACAGCATACGCGGACGGTGACAACCACTCAATGGCGTTCGTGACTCCCGTCTCCGATGGCGATGGAGCGCTGGTGCTCGTTGCCCGGGTCCCGGCCGAGCAGTTTCAGGACGGGCGCGACGGGTTCGAGACGCAACTGCTCACCGGGGACGGG includes:
- a CDS encoding histidine kinase N-terminal 7TM domain-containing protein, whose amino-acid sequence is MGLAPGIPTWILLSAFGINLGIAGIAVRRRSVRGAVPLAAIMISVALYSLGNGVLSASTTMPTYRTGLVIKYIGAVGLGPTQFWFGLTYSGRESLLTRRRWALLLAPPVVILGFVVTAQSHDLLWTLDGFVQGPPLASPVRENGPVFWFNLLYQYTLIGTTYVIVGLFGLKRSGRYRTQATLMLLGGIIPLIASVVFVFSSDPMGSADQTAFAFTFTGIVFAIALFRFDLLDLMPVARHTLVEEMSDPVFVVDKDERLVDVNETGTDLLDDEGTAIGRSASEVMPSYDSLPDDDGNADADVVIEADGGPHYFDINRTTLTDQTGSVIGQLLIYRDVTERRIAEERFQRLIERSSDMVTVLDEDGDFTYVSQPVEKILGYDPTELVGEDAIEYIHPDDRQRVVEDLAKYVDDHGYSGTYVVRFRDAAGNWRFIEAHATNLLADPFVEGIVLNSRDVTEQLQRKRKLERQNERLDQFASIVAHDLRNPLNVASGRLSLLESDVDADHSASVGTIQEQLERMESIIDGSLTLARSGETVTETDKVDLELISYDAWQSVETDGATLVVETTLQLNGDRNRLRTLFENLFRNSVEHNESTDLTVKIGSVPDGVSFYVEDTGTGIPSEERDAVFEQGYTTNEEGTGFGLAIAKDIVQAHGWDISVTEGESGGARFVVECHESPMVNQPDTT